GCGAGGAACAAAGGCGCTGCCGGGCCGCGCCAAGGGGGCGCCCAGGGGCCGCGGGGCGGGCGCCCGGGGGGGAGGGCACTCCACCCTTAGACCCGATCTCGGTGGCTCACGGCCTTCTTTTTGgcggcggtggggagggggggggaatcGAGATGGGAGAGCCtagggtgggtggggggccgTTTACACAAAGCAGGAGGCTGGGAAAATGGGCCGTCCAGGTGCGGAGAAGAGCGCCCTGGGGCGGCTTCCCGCCCGTTGTCGGCTTGCTGGGCTCGCTCGCCCGCCCGCCGGGGATCGGCGGCCTCGAGCGGGTCTGCGCCGAATGGAGAGCGCGCCccgggggaggtgggtggggggccaCGGGACCCCAGCGCCTCCTGCCGGCCGCGGCCTCTGCGCGTTCGGCCCCCGCGCGCTtgtgagggcaggagggagatgtTTGACGGGATCCCGGTGGGGGTGAAGCTACAGCCAACCTCCCGGGTTGCAGAATAGTCGGGGTCCCATTGCCTGGAAGGGGTCAGGGgcgggctgggggaggtggggtagAGCCCCGGCCCTCATTGCTGTCTCCTCTGCCCTGCAGGAGAATGGCCACGTGAAAAGCAATGGAGACTTATCCCCCAAGGGTGAAGGGGAATCGCCCCCCGTGAACGGAACAGAGGAGGCAGCCGGGGCCACTGGCGATGCCATCGAGCCAGCACCCCCTAGCCAGGGCGCTGAGGTCAAGGGGGATGCCCCCGCCAAGGAGACccccaagaagaagaagaaattctctTTCAAGAAGCCTTTCAAATTGAGTGGTCTGTCCTTCAAGAGAAATcggaaggagggtgggggtgatTCTTCTGCCTCCTCACCCACAGAGGAAGAGCAGGAGCAGGGCGAGATCGGTGCCTGCAGCGAGGAAGGCACAGCCCAGGAAGGGAAGGCTGTTGCCACCCCCGagagccaggagccccaggccaAGGGGGCAGAGGCTAGTGCTGCCTCCAAgggaggagatacagaagaggcaGGGCCCCAGGCTGCAGAGCCATCCACTCCCTCGGGGCCGGAGAGTGGCCCTACACCCGCCAGCGAGCAGAATGAGTagctgggtgggggcaggtgggtgaTCTCTAAGCTGCAAAAACTGTGCTGTCCTTGTGAGGTCACTGCCTGGACCTGGTGCCCTGGCTGCCTTCCTGTGCCCAGAAAGGAAGGGGCTGttgccccctccccgccacgttccctctccttttccctcctgtGGATTCTCCCATCGTCCATTTGGCCTTCCTCTTAAGGCCAGTTGAAGATGGTCCCTTGCAGTTTCCCAAGTTAGGTTAGTGATGTGAAATGCTCCTGCCCCTGGCCCTacctctcctgtccccacccctgtcctGCCCTGCAGAAGGCAATTGCTGGTTTTCTTCCCCAATTCTTTTCCAAGTAGGTTTTGTTTACTCTATTCCCCAAATCcctgagccagatgtggggtgcCTACACTCCCAAACCCTGAGTGTccagccttccccctcccccccaacccctgttGAGTTTTTAGTCTCTTGTGCTGTGCCTAGTGGCACCTGGGCTGGGGAGGACACTGCCCCTGTCTAGGTTTTTATAAATGTCTTACTCAAGTTCAAACCTCCAGCTTGTGAATCGACTGTGTCTCTTTTTTGACTTGGTAAGCAAGTATTaggctttggggtgggggggaggtctgTAATGTGAAACAACttcttgttgtcttttttttccccctcccattgTTGTAAATAACTTTTAATGGCCAAACCCCagatttgtactttttttttttttttctaactgctAAAACCATTCTCTTCCACCTGGTTTTACTGTAACATttggaaaaggaataaatgtcGTCCCTTTAGTAGTGCTTTTTAATGAGTGGTCTTCTGGGAGTAGGGTGAGAAGACTGGTTAACCTCAACCCTTGAGGGATGGATTAAGGTGAGGGGTAAGATTGTGGGGTTGTCTTCTTGTTCAGGAGGGTTGCCCAGATTCTCATGGACACCAGAAGGACAGGGAAGTGGAGTTGAAATCAACCCAGGGATACTGCTAGGAGACAAGCTCAGGAGGATGTAGAAATGTACCATTTTATTACAAAGAttctcacaaaaattaaaatagtatctCAAAAAGGAAACTAGACTACCAATCTCCACCTGCAGAACTGGGCGAGGATAGAGGGCAGGCAGTGTGAGTTTCTTGGCTCACAGGGGGCCAGTGGGAAGGTATGATAACAGAACCAATCTAAAAATGGCTGATATTACCTTAAGGAGCCTGACAGGGGGTCCCTCAAGATCTAGCCACTCTTAGAATGCCCAGTAAGGGCACCTTTCCAAAGCCACTAAGCAGGCACTTAACATTTCAGGATTTTGTCCTATGGCTTCTTAAGAATATGCTTTCCAGACCCAGCACCCTTTATGGTTCAAAATTAAGAAGTGGGAAAGGATGGGTGGCAAGACAGCCACTAGAAAAGCTCACTCCTAACACGTGCCCTGGGCTCAGGGCCCTGGTTCCTGTCTAGTCCCTGgggatatttatatttaatatatttttatataaatacacagaaagatagaaaatataaaatctgaggggttgtgggagaaaGGTGGGAAACTTGGCAGGAAGCCACAACTGGAGAGGTCTGCTCAGGCCAACTTGACCTCCTCCTTGACCCTGTGGAGAGAGCAGAGACTGGCATGAGATCATGCACCCCAGAGGCCTTGAGGCAAAAATATGGGGACAATGACTTCTATAGGACCCTAGCTGCCCAGGTGACTGCTGAGAGCTGGGGCTTCCTAGCTCTGCCTAGAACTGCAGAGATGGACTGGTCCCTGAAAGAGGTCTTTGTAAGCCGCACCAGCTGTCCCTGCGCCTTCCCTCGGCATAGCGGACAAAAGGGCTGGTGCTCCAATGCCAGGGAGATGGCTGACAGCTCCTTCCTCACCCTTTGGCTTCTTGCTTCTCCTCCttggttttctcctcttctgtgacTTCTAGAACATAAGAATGTAGGGATGGTGAAGGGATCCCTTCCAGAAAGACCCACGGAATTTTCACTTACCTGAAACCCCTTCCCCAACACTGCAGCTCAGTGGACATACTAAAGAGAGAAAAGCCCATCCCAGGCCCTCCCATTGAGCcctgtggagaacaaacaggttgGACCGGTTTCCTGGCCTGCTAGAGCCTGAACCCAGTGGGCGGAGGCAGCCCCCTGGGAAACTGGGGTGAAGTGCTGGGAAAAGGGCTTGGGTGGTATGTGAGAGCCACACTCCTGACCAAGGGGAGCCCAGGCATGTCCCTGGCTCTGGAGCCTGGCAGGGCTCAATCAGCCACTGGAGATGACAAAtcgagtttcattcttttgtgggCCCTGCCACTTCTGGGAGCTGAGACAGCCCCACAGAAGGCAGGGCCTGAGtcagctccctcctcccagtgCCCTACATAGATTCATCCTcctctggggcctggggctcaAGACCCAAGTCCAGATACAACCCAAACccacctttcttctcttctggatctttctctttttcatcctcAGTTTTGACTCTCTTGGCTTTTTTGAAGTTGGAAGAGTTCTTGCGACCGCCTTCTCCTTCTTCATCAGAGTCCGAGAACTCTTCCTCACAGGCGATTCGTTTGTCAGAGGAACAGACTGGGAAGTAATGGGAAATAATGGGTGAGAGTGCAGGAGATTATCTTTACCTCAGGACCTGTGCCCAGTGCCTCCCTGTGTGTCCAAGAGACACCAAGGGAAGGGGTgaccaagaagaaaggaaggaaactcagACTCCCTAAACTGTCCCAACTACCAGAACTTGGGTTTCTCAACAGGTGGGTAGCTTGAGAGGAAAGTGGAACCAAGAACAGTGGTGGGAAGTCAGCGACCTACTGAGTGGGAAATTACAGGCCCCTGGGTCTGGGTCTTACTCGAGATGCGCTTGTCAGGGTCTTCTTCGTCCTCGTCACCACTCTCCTCTGGAATGGCATCCTCAGGAATCACCTGCATttggaccccaggtgcgtggggCAGCATTCGCAGGTTCTCAAACAGTCGCTGTCTATGGCCAATGGTAGAGAGGGTGGCTGGCGCTGGTTAGGGACAAACCAGAGCCTGGAATGTTCAATCAGGGTGTGTCTGGGGAATATACTCACTTGATCTTCTCCAGGTACTCATTGGTGTTCTGGTTGGTCATATTGGAAGGACTGATGTGAAGTTTGAAATCTGGTCCAAAGTATTCGAAGTAGTCGTTGTATGGAAGCTCTAATTGGGGACAGGAGATAAGAGTCAAAGACCTGGCTACCATGGGACCCTGAGAAAAGCATTTGTAGGTTTATCTGGAACTGCTAGCCCAACCATCAAACTGAGAAGAATGCCTCTGAGACAGGGTGAGACCTGAGTGCTTATAGGGTTTCAGTCTTTTTAATGCCATTCTCCAGTGTCCACACCTCACCCCCCCACTGAAGAGAAGGCACAAGCTCATGGTTTAGAAAAATTTAGGCAATGCTCGTTGGGAGCACCTCCTCACTCACTACCCACCCCAGTTACCCTACAGAGTAGAAATTCCAAAGCTATAAATAATCACTGATCATTATGTCTAGACCAGAAGTGGGAAGGAGAGGCGGCAGGGTCAAAAAAGGACTCAGGAAAAAGCGATGGTCTGACAATGACAAGAAGATAGGGAAGAGAATCAATGCCCAGTATCAGAAGAGGAGAGGCCACATGGCCAATGGGGAAGGGGTTATAAACTCTAGGACACATGAGCTCTGGCTCTACCCAGCCCAACCTGGCCCAGGGCTATTACCATTTGGGATTTCCGTGTCCAGAGCCACGGCTGTTTCATACGTCCAGCAGCGGGCCACGTTACGGATGGTATAACCGCCTCCTCCCAGCATCAGCATAGGCAGGTTGAAGCTCTTCACAAACTCTACACACTTGGCATGCCCTTGATGGGAGAAAGGGGTGCTGGGCTACAGGAGCGCCTGGCAGAACCCTGCCCACCCATCTCTATGCTACCTGGTCTCACCTTTGATGGTCAGGTTGAAGCAACCTAACCGATCCCCAGATAGGGAGTCAGAGCCACACTGCAAGACAACTGCACTGGGTTGGAACATCTCCATTACTTTGGACATGACCTAAAAGGACACATCCTGGTCACCACCAGCTTCAAGAAAAGCTATGTGATGTTAGGGGCTGCAAAGGGTGGGCTGCAGTACTTCTTCCGTTTCCTGTATTTATTCCTACATTTCCACTCTCCCTCGTGCGGGGTGGTAAGGAGGAAGTATCAGTCTGGAGTTCTTGTTTCCCTATTTAGGATTTCAGTTTTTCAATTTAGGAGGCTCTCCAAGAGGCTTCTTCTAGCTCTAGTAATGCTGAACCTAGAACAGCCTCACCTTTCCCTCAGTCTTCCGCTTCTTTCACTACCCAAGCTCCAGTACCCCTTCTTCTGACCCTTGGCTTCATCTGCCCTGCTCCTTCAGTCTTTTGAGACTTTGAGCCCCCTATTGTGAGGGAGTGCTCACCTTCACCTTTCCCATTCTCACAAGACTTTGACGTTACCTAGGACAAAGATCATACCTTGGACTTCTCTGTCACCCCTACTGCAAGGCATACAGTAGGCACTTGACTACCTAACCTTATTAGGTTAATACTCCAGTAATGGTTCCTTGTGGATTGCAGGTGAAGATTTAACTCCTCAGCTTGGCATCCAAGACCCCCATATACATTTCCCACGTCCTTCAACACTCCTCCCACCCATCATACTGACCTACATACAGCTATGTACTGTCCCCCCTGCTGAATGCCATCCCTGCCCTCCGGCCTCCACCTCCTTCTTCACATAGCAACTCCTCATTTTCCAAAgtccagctcaaatgtcaccaccTCTGTGAAATCCTGTTTGACtaccctctccccagcccaggcAGCGGTTTGTCTCCCCTTCCTCTGTTCATCCTGCAAAACAGTAATGACCACACACTGTTGTGTGTGTGCCTGCCTCCCACGATGTAC
The sequence above is drawn from the Neofelis nebulosa isolate mNeoNeb1 chromosome 2, mNeoNeb1.pri, whole genome shotgun sequence genome and encodes:
- the MARCKSL1 gene encoding MARCKS-related protein, which codes for MGSQSSKAPRGDVTAEEAAGASPAKANGQENGHVKSNGDLSPKGEGESPPVNGTEEAAGATGDAIEPAPPSQGAEVKGDAPAKETPKKKKKFSFKKPFKLSGLSFKRNRKEGGGDSSASSPTEEEQEQGEIGACSEEGTAQEGKAVATPESQEPQAKGAEASAASKGGDTEEAGPQAAEPSTPSGPESGPTPASEQNE
- the HDAC1 gene encoding histone deacetylase 1 isoform X2 — protein: MAQTQGTRRKVCYYYDGDVGNYYYGQGHPMKPHRIRMTHNLLLNYGLYRKMEIYRPHKANAEEMTKYHSDDYIKFLRSIRPDNMSEYSKQMQRFNVGEDCPVFDGLFEFCQLSTGGSVASAVKLNKQQTDIAVNWAGGLHHAKKSEASGFCYVNDIVLAILELLKYHQRVLYIDIDIHHGDGVEEAFYTTDRVMTVSFHKYGEYFPGTGDLRDIGAGKGKYYAVNYPLRDGIDDESYEAIFKPVMSKVMEMFQPSAVVLQCGSDSLSGDRLGCFNLTIKGHAKCVEFVKSFNLPMLMLGGGGYTIRNVARCWTYETAVALDTEIPNELPYNDYFEYFGPDFKLHISPSNMTNQNTNEYLEKIKQRLFENLRMLPHAPGVQMQVIPEDAIPEESGDEDEEDPDKRISICSSDKRIACEEEFSDSDEEGEGGRKNSSNFKKAKRVKTEDEKEKDPEEKKGSRRRSSWPEQTSPVVASCQVSHLSPTTPQILYFLSFCVFI